A single Montipora foliosa isolate CH-2021 chromosome 7, ASM3666993v2, whole genome shotgun sequence DNA region contains:
- the LOC138010157 gene encoding adenosine receptor A2a-like has product MAAVRGTFDYWNMTSEEALVQVWLNIDNAETIFTTVAVLAMISFPITTYGNFLVVLSVWVDPLRKLRSSPSNFIIFSMAVADLLVGLVACPLAVFWGWALLYKYTKAPFGLLKFFATLINVSVGHILLLSIDRFFAVVTPLQYRAKVTSKRVCIVSFTCWIYFLLFGFVFSFLRKHYALMGTLYNVQIFCILICIVVINVFTLYCFHKYSHSTEALDDQHAGVPRQMILQRGRTVSKAIAIAISVFLLCFIPWFVVQMILYICLTCNLSLLMLVYSIAVAVMYANSAINPFLYAWRLPKYKETFKHILKKLRCCGRNETIARKAADYVQDTKL; this is encoded by the coding sequence ATGGCGGCTGTTCGAGGTACCTTTGACTATTGGAACATGACAAGTGAAGAAGCTTTGGTTCAAGTTTGGCTCAATATCGATAATGCTGAAACCATCTTCACTACTGTTGCTGTTCTGGCTATGATTTCGTTTCCAATAACAACGTATGGAAATTTTCTAGTCGTATTATCAGTTTGGGTGGACCCTCTTCGAAAACTTCGATCTTCGCCTTCAAACTTTATCATCTTCTCCATGGCTGTTGCAGATCTTTTGGTTGGGCTGGTTGCCTGTCCACTCGCTGTCTTTTGGGGTTGGGCCTTATTATACAAGTACACCAAAGCACCATTTGGTCTTTTAAAGTTCTTTGCAACGTTAATAAACGTAAGTGTTGGTCATATACTTCTTCTCAGCATTGACAGATTCTTTGCTGTGGTGACTCCTCTCCAGTATCGAGCCAAGGTGACGAGTAAACGAGTCTGCATCGTTTCTTTCACGTGTTGGATTTACTTTTTATTGTTTGGGTTTGTGTTCTCGTTTTTGCGAAAGCATTATGCGCTAATGGGAACTCTTTATAATGTACAAATCTTCTGTATTCTCATCTGCATCGTGGTCATCAACGTTTTCACTTTGTACTGCTTTCACAAGTATTCACACAGCACCGAAGCACTGGATGACCAGCATGCAGGGGTACCTCGCCAAATGATACTCCAGAGAGGAAGGACCGTGAGCAAAGCTATTGCAATTGCCATCTCTGTATTTCTATTGTGTTTCATTCCTTGGTTCGTCGTACAGATGATATTGTACATTTGCTTAACCTGCAATTTGTCGTTGTTGATGCTTGTGTATTCTATCGCTGTCGCTGTCATGTACGCAAATTCTGCAATCAATCCATTTTTGTACGCTTGGAGACTTCCCAAATATAAAGAAACATTCAAGCACATCTTAAAAAAGTTAAGATGTTGCGGAAGGAATGAAACAATTGCAAGGAAGGCCGCGGATTACGTTCAAGATACAAAGCTTTGA